In Humulus lupulus chromosome 6, drHumLupu1.1, whole genome shotgun sequence, a single genomic region encodes these proteins:
- the LOC133784803 gene encoding protein neprosin-like codes for MDMRGFFMVVVVLWSLSYYCKSQEQPMQLFRDEELEIENQLERLNKSSVMAIRTQNGDIYDCVDFYKQPAFDHPLLKNHNYDFQMRPSSRPKVMMNENKPPNNVQQLSIKSGFKDKICPYGTVPIKRTTKEDLIRTKLFTKSYSARISSPTPENASFHHAIVRTNSDPNKKYNGGGTSASYYTLYNVSSSQCTSGRIKIQNGVDSIQAGWTVNPTLYGDSETRVFIFFQAGEISCFNTRCPGFVLTGPRSIEDSYLNETHLGSFPIKEFKISIYRDQVSGNWWLEFSDIQIGYWPSIIFSDLKDLATYIEWGGETYSPIGQPGPPMGSGLFLKKDARYDAYCRALSTINEAYIQEDAKNTEKYSIDIDFYLVQDWGFVRAFRHVMTYGGPGPR; via the exons ATGGATATGAGGGGATTTTTCATGGTTGTTGTAGTGTTGTGGTCACTTTCATATTATTGCAAATCTCAAGAACAACCAATGCAATTATTTAGAGATGAAGAACTAGAAATAGAGAACCAACTTGAACGATTGAACAAGTCATCCGTCATGGCTATAAGA ACACAAAATGGAGATATTTATGATTGTGTTGATTTTTACAAACAACCTGCATTTGATCATCCTTTACTAAAGAACCACAATTATGATTTTCAG ATGAGGCCTTCTTCTCGCCCTAAGGTGATGATGAATGAAAACAAGCCCCCAAATAATGTGCAACAACTATCAATAAAAAGTGGGTTTAAGGATAAAATATGTCCATATGGAACAGTTCCAATAAAAAGAACTACCAAGGAAGATCTTATTAGAacaaaattgtttacaaagtCCTATTCTGCAAGAATTAGTTCCCCCACACCTGAAAATGCCAGTTTTCAT CATGCGATTGTTCGAACAAACTCCGATCCTAACAAGAAGTATAATGGGGGTGGAACAAGTGCAAGCTATTACACACTATATAATGTCAGTAGCTCACAATGTACTTCAGGTCGAATTAAAATACAAAATGGAGTCGATAGCATTCAAGCTGGTTGGACG GTAAATCCTACTTTATATGGGGATAGTGAAACTCgagttttcatattttttcaa gCTGGTGAAATATCTTGTTTTAATACGAGGTGTCCAGGCTTTGTTTTAACTGGCCCTCGTTctatagaagattcttatctaaATGAAACTCACCTGGGTAGTTTTCCGATAAAGGAATTCAAAATTTCAATTTATAgg GACCAAGTTTCTGGAAATTGGTGGCTTGAGTTTTCAGACATTCAAATTGGATATTGGCCATCAATCATATTTAGTGACTTGAAAGACCTGGCTACGTACATTGAATGGGGAGGAGAAACTTATAGTCCAATTGGTCAACCTGGTCCTCCGATGGGTTCTGGTTTATTTCTGAAAAAAGATGCTCGTTATGACGCATATTGCAGAGCATTATCAACTATTAATGAAGCCTACATTCAAGAAGATgctaaaaatacagaaaaatattCAATTGATATTGACTTTTATTTAGTTCAAGATTGGGGATTTGTACGTGCTTTTCGACATGTCATGACATATGGGGGCCCTGGCCCTAGATGA
- the LOC133781822 gene encoding uncharacterized protein LOC133781822: MSSEAFQVAKVYRNLLKAVVKHIGKEDNKRHFREHVTEEFRKNSILSDLTSIRQKIKLAQDYTYFLNSVHHHKELLFSYNIAVDRSEEMKRTLGKSAASVGLQLPEVYES, translated from the exons ATGAGTTCTGAAGCTTTCCAAGTTGCTAAGGTGTACCGCAACTTGCTCAAAGCTGTAGTTAAACATATAGGCAAAGAAGACAACAAGAGGCACTTCAGAGAACATGTAACAGAGGAATTCAGGAAGAACTCTATACTATCAGACCTCACATCAATTCGCCAGAAGATAAAGCTTGCCCAAGACTACACATATTTTCTCAATAGTGTGCACCATCACAAG GAACTGTTGTTTTCTTACAACATTGCTGTAGATAGATCAGAGGAAATGAAAAGAACACTTGGGAAGTCTGCTGCAAGCGTTGGTCTTCAACTGCCTGAAGTTTATGAATCTTGA